The Salvia splendens isolate huo1 chromosome 21, SspV2, whole genome shotgun sequence genome includes a window with the following:
- the LOC121784478 gene encoding uncharacterized protein LOC121784478 — protein sequence MGSQAVQFFCEFRSPAYHNHFRRFIDDGGRTNYKACRWRFFTGGRRWNWEGNSRPDRRSRFSDAYSADEFDEEDVLEFRNAVKQRVWWSDDDEEDEDGFGILEASIGFDWVFKILRAFGWMVPAVVIYFFMGRGPDSILMAVALPLAQSAFYLVADMLWGRADETPRRKSKRKKRPFTGSSRARKEKGGQTRNRKEAGNYKSWFEGNNNNANESRNRQDFGGWDELDNPVRAEKDPRVAPIKKEEEPGANE from the exons ATGGGGTCTCAAGCAGTTCAATTTTTCTGCGAATTCAGAAGTCCAGCTTATCATAATCACTTCCGCAGATTCATAGATGACGGCGGCCGAACCAATTACAAGGCGTGTCGGTGGCGGTTTTTTACCGGTGGCAGGAGGTGGAATTGGGAGGGGAATTCGAGACCTGACCGACGGTCCAGATTCAGCGACGCTTATTCAGCGGACGAGTTCGATGAGGAGGATGTGTTAGAGTTCAGGAACGCCGTGAAGCAGAGGGTTTGGTGGTCcgatgatgatgaggaagatgaagatggtTTTGGGATTCTCGAAGCTTCGATTGGATTCGATTGGGTGTTTAAG ATACTTCGAGCCTTTGGATGGATGGTTCCAGCAGTTGTGATCTACTTTTTTATGGGCAGGGGCCCTGATTCTATCCTCATGGCAGTTGCTCTTCCCCTTGCTCAGTCAGCGTTTTATCTAGTTGCGGACATGCTGTGGGGGAGGGCCGATGAAACCCCAAGACGGAAGtctaagaggaagaagaggccTTTCACTGGTAGTTCTAGagcaagaaaagaaaagggaggCCAAACCCGGAATAGGAAGgaagctgggaattacaagtcATGGTTCGAAGGAAATAATAACAATGCAAATGAGAGCAGGAATCGTCAAGATTTTGGAGGGTGGGACGAGCTAGATAATCCAGTGAGAGCGGAGAAGGATCCTCGTGTGGCGCCTATTAAGAAGGAAGAGGAACCAGGAGCTAACGAGTGA
- the LOC121783582 gene encoding bifunctional TH2 protein, mitochondrial-like — MQKLISSLKTLSSRQSPNFSTNLFSTSSRSVPSPAFVQRHRSCKFASTTGDFKTITMASSATGKLPAVIEDGLGKKYWIKFKKEWTEALYTPFVIALAAGNLKLDTFRDYISQDVYFLRAFVKAYEMAEECADDDDAKLGIAELRKNVLKELKMHDSSGDVWGFSLPKDITPNAATVKYTDFLLAMASGKVDGIKAPGKLATPFEKTKLAAYTIGAMTPCMRLYAFLGKELQTLVDPNEGVHPYQKWIDNYSSDAFQAAALQTEDLLETLSVSLTGEELDIIEKLYFHAMKLEIEFFLAQPLAQKIVVPLSKEHNPTEKCLLLFSDFDLTCTVVDSSAILAEIAIITAPKSDQNQSGTQLARMSSADLRNTWGELSKDYTEEYEQCIDSILHSDKEDKFNYLGLRAALENLSDFEKKANLRVIESGVLKGINADDIKRAGGRLILHDGCTNFFQNAVKNEKLNKNINILSYCWCGDLIRSAFSSVGLDDGTIHANELVFEDSISTGEIVKKIESPIDKVQVFTKILQNSCNDKKTLTIYIGDSVGDLLCLLEADVGIVIGSSASLRRVGNHFGVSFVPLFPSLVAKQKQVSDESMPGWKGLSGVLYTVSSWTEIHSFILGV, encoded by the exons ATGCAGAAGCTGATAAGTTCCCTCAAAACCCTATCATCGCGGCAATCGCCCAATTTCTCCACAAATCTGTTTTCCACTTCTTCTCGTTCTGTTCCTTCACCGGCGTTCGTGCAGCGTCACCGATCTTGCAAATTCGCATCGACTACCGGTGATTTTAAAACAATTACGATGGCATCGTCGGCAACGGGGAAGTTGCCGGCAGTGATAGAAGACGGCTTAGGAAAGAAGTACTGGATAAAGTTCAAGAAGGAGTGGACTGAAGCTCTTTACACTCCATTTGTGATCGCATTGGCGGCGGGAAATCTCAAGCTCGACACATTTCGCGATTATATCTCACAGGACGTGTATTTCCTGCGTGCATTTGTGAAAGC GTATGAAATGGCTGAGGAATGTGCTGATGATGACGATGCAAAACTTGGGATTGCTGAACTCCGAAAAAATGTTCTTAAAGAACTCAAAATGCATGATTCATCTGGTGAT GTATGGGGTTTTAGTTTGCCCAAAGACATCACTCCAAATGCTGCAACTGTTAAGTATACAGATTTTTTGTTGGCAATGGCCTCGGGAAAGGTTGATGGAATAAAAGCTCCTGGTAAACTCGCTACTCCTTTTGAGAAAACAAAATTGGCAGCTTATACTATCGGTGCCATGACACCTTGTATGAGGCTTTATGCCTTTCTGGGTAAGGAGTTGCAGACACTTGTTGATCCCAATGAAGGTGTTCATCCTTACCAAAAGTGGATAGACAATTATTCTTCTGATGCTTTTCAG GCTGCAGCTTTGCAAACAGAGGATCTCTTGGAAACATTGAGTGTATCTTTAACTGGGGAAGAGCTTGATATAATTGAAAAGCTCTATTTTCACGCTATGAAGCTTGAAATAGAGTTCTTTCTAGCCCAGCCACTTGCGCAGAAAATTGTTGTTCCACTCTCTAAAGAGCACAACCCAACAGAAAAATGTCTCTTGTTATTTTCAGATTTTGATTTGACGTGCACTGTTGTGGACTCATCAGCGATCTTGGCGGAAATAGCAATTATAACAGCTCCAAAATCAGATCAAAACCAATCTGGAACTCAACTTGCTCGGATGTCCTCAGCTGATTTAAGAAATACATGGGGAGAACTTTCCAAGGATTACACTGAAGAGTATGAACAGTGCATAGACAGCATACTGCATTCTGATAAAG AGGACAAATTCAACTATCTCGGGCTGCGTGCAGCACTTGAGAACCTTTCAGATTTTGAGAAGAAAGCAAACTTAAGAGTGATCGAGTCTGGGGTATTGAAGGGTATAAATGCTGACGACATCAAACGGGCTGGAGGACGCCTTATCCTACATGATGGCTGTACCAATTTTTTTCAGAATGCTGTTAAGAATGAAAAGTTGAACAAAAACATTAATATCCTCTCCTATTGCTGGTGTGGTGATCTAATAAGGTCTGCTTTTTCCTCAG TTGGTTTAGACGATGGTACTATACATGCAAATGAGTTGGTCTTTGAAGACTCAATATCCACGGGTGAGATTGTTAAGAAGATTGAGTCTCCCATAGACAAAGTTCAAGTGTTTACTAAAATACTGCAGAACAGCTGCAACGACAAAAAGACCCTGACCATCTATATTGGAGATTCAGTGGGTGACTTGCTTTGCTTGCTCGAAGCAGATGTGGGAATCGTGATAGGTTCAAGTGCCAGCCTTAGAAGAGTGGGAAATCATTTCGGCGTTTCTTTTGTTCCCCTTTTCCCATCTCTGGTGGCGAAACAGAAACAAGTAAGTGATGAAAGCATGCCTGGGTGGAAGGGTCTTTCCGGAGTTCTCTACACAGTATCAAGCTGGACAGAGATCCATTCTTTCATTCTCGGGGTGTAG
- the LOC121785131 gene encoding MDIS1-interacting receptor like kinase 1-like: MRPHLLFPFFLYCSIAFHSVLSINQLSSLLQIKSTLIDPLNNLQNWQENSTDSDKSTSPHCRWAGILCSRDCLVVRLDLSSMNLSGIVSDHIQDLSSLVELNLSNNSFSSELPRVLGNLTSLKSIDLSQNSFVGRFPSGLGAFPGLEMVNASSNNFEGRIPDDLGNASSLESLDFRGSFFEGSIPSSFKNLKRMRFLGLSGNNLTGRIPVELGQMESLETMIIGYNEFEGGIPKEFGDLRNLEYLDLAVGTLGGEIPKELGKLKRLTTVYLYQNRFEGKIPSEIGGLDSLVFLDLSDNRFSGEIPYEVAGLENLKLLNLMCNNLSGLIPPKIGELRNLEVLELWRNSLEGSLPLNLGRDSPLQWLDVSSNNLSGEIPPSLCELGNLTKLILFNNSFSGPIPASLASCSSLVRVRIHNNRLSGPIPLGFGTLPRLQRLEVATNNLSGEIPRDFALSTSLSFVDVSRNRLDLSLPSSILSVGTLQTFMAASNSLVGEIPDEFQGCPSLSVLDLSFNRFSGVIPKGVASCRKLVTLNLRSNELSGEIPRAIATMPTLSVLDLSNNSLVGRIPQDFGSSPALETLNVSYNKLVGPVPSNGILMTINPDDLAGNAGLCGAILPPCSQGSIRPPGHSKAHVKHIVVGFSVGIAAIFAAGILVFAVRQVYRKWYLCSSSSFTDLFKKSSSEWPWRLVAFQRLHFTSAEILSCIKESNVVGVGGTGIVYKAETQRPHTAIAVKKLWRSEASDVESGDELFAEVNILGKLRHRNIVRLLGYLHNEADVMMLYEYMPNGSLGAALHGKEAGRFLVDWVSRYNVALGVAQGLAYLHHDCHPPIIHRDVKSNNILLDSDFEARIADFGLARTMLHQNETVSMVAGSYGYIAPEYGYTLKVDEKSDIYSYGVVLLELLTGRAPLDPSFGELIDIVEWVRREVKSKAKSEAALDPDIAGQCRHVQEEMILVLKIALLCTAKLPKERPSMRDVVMMLGEAKPRRKSICQRWGYGENKEKMIFAHSPVIGQL; encoded by the exons atgaggcCTCACCTCCTCTTCCCCTTCTTCCTCTACTGTTCCATTGCTTTCCATTCTGTTCTTTCCATCAATCAGCTCTCATCTCTCCTACAAATCAAATCCACCCTCATTGATCCACTCAACAATCTGCAAAACTGGCAAGAAAACTCCACAGATTCAGACAAATCCACCTCCCCACATTGCCGTTGGGCCGGCATCCTCTGCAGCCGAGACTGCCTTGTGGTGAGGCTGGACTTGTCCAGCATGAACCTCAGTGGCATCGTCTCTGATCACATTCAAGATTTGAGCAGCCTTGTGGAGCTCAATCTCTCGAACAACTCGTTTTCGAGTGAGCTCCCGAGGGTTTTAGGCAATCTGACCTCACTCAAAAGCATTGATCTGAGCCAGAACAGCTTTGTTGGAAGGTTCCCTTCTGGGCTTGGGGCCTTCCCTGGGCTGGAGATGGTTAACGCGTCGAGCAACAATTTCGAAGGGCGGATCCCGGATGATCTAGGCAATGCATCTTCTTTGGAGAGTTTGGATTTTAGGGGGAGTTTCTTTGAAGGCTCAATTCCTTCATCTTTCAAGAATTTGAAGAGGATGAGGTTTTTAGGCCTTTCGGGGAATAACTTGACTGGGAGGATCCCGGTCGAGTTAGGCCAGATGGAGTCGTTGGAGACAATGATCATCGGATACAACGAGTTTGAGGGTGGGATTCCTAAGGAGTTTGGTGATTTGAGGAATCTTGAGTATCTTGATTTGGCTGTGGGGACTTTGGGTGGTGAGATTCCTAAGGAGTTGGGGAAGTTGAAGAGGCTGACAACTGTTTACTTGTATCAGAATAGGTTTGAAGGGAAGATTCCTTCTGAGATTGGGGGGTTAGATTCTTTGGTGTTTCTTGATTTGTCAGACAACAGGTTTTCAGGTGAGATTCCCTATGAGGTGGCAGGGCTTGAGAATCTCAAGCTGCTGAATCTCATGTGTAATAACTTGAGTGGCTTGATTCCTCCAAAGATTGGTGAGCTGAGGAATCTTGAGGTTCTTGAGCTGTGGAGGAACTCTTTGGAGGGATCTCTGCCTTTGAATCTTGGGAGAGATTCCCCCTTGCAATGGCTTGATGTTTCATCAAACAATTTGTCTGGTGAGATTCCACCTAGCTTGTGTGAGTTGGGGAATCTCACTAAGCTTATTCTGTTTAACAACTCCTTCTCGGGTCCAATTCCCGCGAGCTTGGCTAGCTGCTCGTCTCTTGTTCGTGTCAGGATTCACAACAATCGCCTCTCGGGACCCATCCCTTTAGGCTtcggaactctgcctcggctgCAGAGGCTGGAGGTGGCCACCAACAATTTGAGTGGTGAAATCCCTCGAGATTTTGCTCTTTCTACATCCCTCTCCTTTGTGGATGTCTCGAGGAATCGCCTTGATTTGTCGTTACCCTCGAGCATTCTCTCCGTTGGGACTCTCCAGACGTTCATGGCGGCCTCAAACAGCTTGGTGGGAGAGATCCCTGATGAGTTCCAAGGCTGCCCTTCTCTGTCCGTTCTTGATTTGTCTTTCAACCGTTTCTCCGGGGTGATTCCAAAGGGCGTTGCTTCGTGTCGAAAACTGGTGACTTTAAATCTCAGAAGCAATGAGTTGAGTGGAGAAATCCCAAGGGCAATAGCCACAATGCCAACACTCTCAGTTCTTGATTTATCCAACAACTCTCTGGTTGGGAGGATACCTCAGGACTTTGGCAGCTCACCGGCTCTTGAAACGCTCAACGTATCGTACAACAAGCTCGTGGGGCCAGTCCCGAGCAACGGGATCTTGATGACGATCAATCCGGACGATCTGGCTGGCAATGCCGGTTTGTGTGGTGCAATACTCCCACCTTGCTCACAAGGCTCAATTAGGCCTCCTGGGCATAGTAAGGCTCATGTGAAGCACATTGTGGTAGGATTTTCCGTCGGAATTGCTGCGATTTTTGCTGCGGGAATCCTCGTTTTCGCGGTGAGGCAGGTGTACAGGAAGTGGTACCTATGCAGCAGCAGCTCATTCACAGATTTGTTCAAGAAAAGCAGCTCAGAATGGCCTTGGAGGCTTGTGGCATTTCAAAGGCTGCATTTCACAAGTGCTGAGATCTTGTCTTGCATAAAGGAGTCGAACGTGGTGGGCGTGGGCGGGACGGGGATCGTGTACAAGGCCGAGACGCAGAGGCCTCACACTGCTATAGCAGTGAAGAAGCTGTGGAGATCAGAAGCAAGTGATGTGGAAAGTGGAGATGAACTCTTTGCTGAGGTGAATATCTTGGGAAAATTGAGGCATAGGAACATAGTTAGATTGCTCGGGTATCTCCACAACGAGGCGGATGTGATGATGCTGTACGAATACATGCCTAACGGGAGCCTTGGGGCTGCATTACACGGGAAGGAAGCCGGGAGGTTCTTGGTGGATTGGGTTTCTAGATACAATGTTGCTCTTGGTGTAGCACAGGGACTTGCGTATCTTCACCACGACTGCCACCCTCCGATCATCCACAGAGACGTGAAGTCGAACAATATCTTGCTAGACTCTGATTTTGAGGCAAGGATTGCTGATTTTGGCCTTGCAAGGACAATGCTGCACCAGAATGAGACTGTTTCCATGGTGGCTGGATCATATGGTTACATTGCACCGG AGTATGGTTACACACTCAAGGTTGATGAGAAGAGTGACATATACAGCTATGGAGTAGTGCTGCTCGAGCTCTTGACCGGGAGGGCTCCTTTGGACCCTTCTTTTGGGGAGTTGATTGACATTGTCGAATGGGTGAGACGAGAAGTGAAGAGTAAGGCGAAATCCGAGGCTGCGTTGGATCCGGACATTGCAGGGCAGTGTAGGCATGTGCAAGAAGAGATGATTCTTGTGCTCAAGATTGCACTTTTGTGCACTGCTAAGCTGCCCAAGGAGAGGCCCTCGATGAGGGACGTTGTGATGATGCTCGGGGAGGCGAAGCCGAGGAGGAAGAGCATATGCCAGAGGTGGGGATATGGTGAGAACAAGGAGAAAATGATATTTGCACATTCACCAGTTATAGGGCAATTGTAG